A genomic segment from Plasmodium sp. gorilla clade G2 genome assembly, chromosome: 3 encodes:
- a CDS encoding histone H2A variant, putative produces the protein MEVPGKVIGGKVGGKVGGKVLGLGKGGKGKTGSGKTKKAPLSRASRAGLQFPVGRVHRMLKSRISSDGRVGSTAAVYAAAILEYLTAEVLELAGNATKDLKVKRITPRHLQLAIRGDEELDTLIKATIAGGGVIPHIHKALMNKVPLPPTAQKKPKKN, from the exons ATGGAAGTTCCAGGAAAAGTAATTGGTGGTAAAGTTGGAGGAAAAGTCGGTGGAAAAGTACTTGGTCTTGGTAAAGGAGGAAAAGGAAAAACag GTTCAGGTAAAACCAAAAAAGCTCCCTTATCCCGTGCATCAAGAGCTGGATTACAATTTCCAGTAGGTAGAGTTCACAGAATGTTAAAGAGCAGAATATCCTCTGATGGAAGAGTAGGTTCAACAGCAGCAGTTTACGCCGCAGCTATTTTGGAATACTTAACAGCAGAAGTTTTAGAATTGGCAGGAAATGCAACAAAAGATTTAAAAGTTAAGAGAATTACCCCAAGACATTTACAATTAGCCATTAGAG GTGACGAAGAATTAGATACTCTTATTAAGGCAACCATTGCTGGTGGTGGTGTTATCCCACACATACACAAAGCTTTAATGAATAAAGTTCCACTTCCTCCAACAGCTCAAAagaaaccaaaaaaaaactaa